From Dreissena polymorpha isolate Duluth1 chromosome 15, UMN_Dpol_1.0, whole genome shotgun sequence, a single genomic window includes:
- the LOC127861149 gene encoding calponin homolog OV9M-like isoform X4 codes for MSKVAGKYDLQAEAEVRNWIQQLTGESIGEYEVEKRLKDGVILCRLIKRIFDGTPADALPAACRSVNPKFRTSDKAAVQMENIEIFLRAAAAYGVPQSGLFACNDLFEGKNMPMVLATILQVGSEAQRHRFSGPKIGPPPVEKKKKKFSRKQLKAGQSILILQNGTNKFASQKGMTCPGAVRHGADIRADDLLDESNRTVILQAGTNKFDSQKGMRIGTQRHCADIRADDVNDVSEGMTILQNGTNKFATQSGIRGGFGAVRHCADIRADDATKESEAEVWLQSGTNKFASQRGMTAPGAVRHGADIRADDMNQDSNSINILQSGTNRFETQKGMRIGTQRHCVDIRADDATKESERDVWLQSGTNKFDSQKGMRSYGAVRHGADIRADDINAESNGIAILQSGTNKFDSQKGTRGFGAVRHGADIRDDEYDRPSHGIIILQAGTNKFETQAGIRGGFGATRHGADIRADDFNQESNRDVHLQSGSNKFASQKGMTGYGAVRHGADIRADDFNLESNATINYQSGWNKGDSQKGIRGGFGAVRHVSDIRVQELFDDEDLYDYDDLEYADPSKGTSDM; via the exons ATGAGCAAG GTTGCCGGTAAATACGATCTGCAGGCGGAAGCCGAGGTGCGGAACTGGATCCAACAGCTCACGGGCGAGAGCATCGGCGAGTATGAGGTGGAAAAGCGCCTCAAGGATGGTGTCATCTTGTGCAG ATTGATTAAGCGAATATTCGATGGGACGCCAGCCGATGCACTTCCGGCCGCCTGCCGCTCCGTCAACCCCAAGTTCCGAACGAGCGACAAGGCTGCTGTGCAG ATGGAAAATATTGAGATTTTCCTGCGTGCGGCCGCGGCTTATGGCGTCCCCCAGAGCGGCCTGTTCGCCTGCAACGACCTGTTCGAGGGCAAGAATATGCCCATGGTGTTGGCTACCATCCTGCAAGTGGGCTCTGAG GCACAAAGACATCGCTTCAGCGGACCCAAGATTGGTCCTCCTCCTGTggagaaaaagaagaaaaagttcTCCAGGAAACAGTTAAAGGCCGGTCAGTCCATTCTCATTTTGCAGAACGGAACAAACAAATTCGCCTCCCAAAAGGGTATGACCTGCCCCGGCGCGGTTCGCCATGGGGCCGATATCAGAGCCGATGATCTGCTCGACGAAAGCAACCGCACTGTGATTTTACAAGCCGGCACCAACAAGTTCGACTCACAGAAAGGAATGCGTATTGGGACACAGCGCCACTGCGCCGACATCCGGGCGGATGACGTCAACGACGTCAGCGAAGGCATGACGATTCTTCAGAACGGCACTAACAAGTTTGCAACTCAGTCTGGCATTCGCGGCGGGTTCGGCGCTGTGAGGCACTGCGCTGATATCCGGGCGGATGACGCAACCAAGGAGAGCGAGGCGGAAGTGTGGCTGCAGTCCGGCACGAACAAGTTCGCATCGCAGAGAGGCATGACAGCGCCGGGAGCGGTCCGTCACGGCGCTGATATCAGAGCCGACGATATGAACCAAGATAGTAACTCAATCAATATCCTGCAGTCCGGAACCAACAGATTCGAGACCCAGAAGGGTATGCGAATCGGAACACAGCGCCATTGCGTTGACATCCGGGCTGACGACGCTACAAAAGAGAGCGAAAGAGACGTCTGGTTGCAGTCTGGAACAAACAAGTTCGACTCCCAGAAAGGAATGAGGAGTTATGGCGCTGTTCGACACGGGGCTGACATACGGGCCGACGACATAAATGCAGAGAGTAACGGTATCGCCATCTTGCAGTCTGGTACGAACAAGTTCGATTCGCAGAAAGGCACGCGCGGTTTCGGGGCGGTGCGACACGGCGCGGATATTAGAGATGACGAATACGACCGACCCAGTCATGGCATCATCATTCTCCAAGCCGGCACGAACAAGTTCGAGACCCAGGCCGGTATTCGCGGAGGGTTTGGTGCCACACGCCACGGTGCCGATATCAGAGCAGACGACTTTAACCAGGAGTCCAACCGTGACGTGCATCTACAATCTGGTTCCAACAAATTCGCCTCGCAGAAGGGTATGACGGGATACGGTGCGGTGCGCCACGGTGCGGACATCAGAGCCGACGACTTCAACCTGGAAAGTAATGCAACCATTAACTACCAGTCCGGCTGGAATAAGGGTGATTCCCAGAAGGGAATTCGTGGCGGTTTCGGAGCTGTTCGTCACGTTTCGGACATCAGAGTACAAGAATTATTCGACGATGAGGATCTGTACGATTATGACGATCTTGAATACGCCGATCCGTCCAAGGGGACCTCGGATATGTAA
- the LOC127861149 gene encoding calponin-1-like isoform X8, which yields MDGIRSKNNISDGQWSSALASPTLGRSHSHGRVAGKYDLQAEAEVRNWIQQLTGESIGEYEVEKRLKDGVILCRLIKRIFDGTPADALPAACRSVNPKFRTSDKAAVQMENIEIFLRAAAAYGVPQSGLFACNDLFEGKNMPMVLATILQVGSEAQRHNFAGPTAGAKPTTKNVRTFTDDQLNAGKTIIGLQAGTNKLASQAGMRIGASRHIADIKADDFDRSGQGIIGGQMGFNKGASQKGMNIGGTRHIADIRADDMTVEGAGIIGLQAGTNKKASQAGMSFGAPRQVSERHLEEMSHDSHGIVGGQAGYNKGASQAGMSFGATRHIADVKVDEGDRAGQAIIGGQMGYNKGATQAGMSYGAPRQVSDQRIGEHDRDSEGIIGGQYGYNKGASQSGMSFGATRHIADIRADDMSQDGQGYIGLQAGSNRGASQSGMVFGAVRHPADMHIPNIEDSYCDF from the exons ATGGATGGCATTCGATCGAAG AACAATATTTCGGATGGCCAGTGGTCGTCTGCTTTAGCATCGCCGACTCTCGGCAGGAGTCATTCTCACGGGCGG GTTGCCGGTAAATACGATCTGCAGGCGGAAGCCGAGGTGCGGAACTGGATCCAACAGCTCACGGGCGAGAGCATCGGCGAGTATGAGGTGGAAAAGCGCCTCAAGGATGGTGTCATCTTGTGCAG ATTGATTAAGCGAATATTCGATGGGACGCCAGCCGATGCACTTCCGGCCGCCTGCCGCTCCGTCAACCCCAAGTTCCGAACGAGCGACAAGGCTGCTGTGCAG ATGGAAAATATTGAGATTTTCCTGCGTGCGGCCGCGGCTTATGGCGTCCCCCAGAGCGGCCTGTTCGCCTGCAACGACCTGTTCGAGGGCAAGAATATGCCCATGGTGTTGGCTACCATCCTGCAAGTGGGCTCTGAG gCTCAGCGACACAATTTCGCCGGGCCGACGGCCGGAGCAAAGCCGACGACTAAGAATGTCCGCACTTTCACCGACGATCAACTGAACGCCGGCAAGACCATAATCGGACTGCAGGCCGGAACCAACAAACTCGCGTCCCAGGCCGGTATGAGAATTGGTGCCTCTCGCCATATTGCCGACATCAAAGCCGACGACTTTGATCGGTCCGGTCAAGGAATAATCGGTGGCCAGATGGGTTTTAACAAGGGCGCGTCTCAGAAAGGGATGAACATAGGCGGCACGCGACACATTGCCGACATCCGGGCCGACGACATGACGGTAGAGGGAGCGGGCATCATCGGGCTGCAGGCGGGCACGAACAAGAAAGCGTCTCAAGCGGGCATGTCGTTTGGAGCCCCCAGGCAGGTCTCAGAGCGCCACCTTGAAGAAATGAGTCATGATTCGCACGGAATCGTCGGCGGTCAAGCCGGGTACAATAAGGGCGCCAGTCAGGCGGGGATGTCGTTTGGAGCTACAAGACACATCGCGGACGTCAAAGTAGACGAGGGGGATAGGGCCGGCCAGGCTATTATCGGCGGTCAAATGGGCTACAACAAAGGGGCGACACAGGCGGGCATGAGTTACGGGGCACCGCGTCAGGTTTCGGATCAGCGGATCGGGGAACACGACCGCGACAGCGAGGGTATTATTGGGGGTCAATACGGCTACAATAAGGGCGCCAGCCAATCAGGAATGAGTTTCGGCGCTACGCGACACATCGCGGACATCCGCGCTGATGACATGTCGCAGGACGGCCAGGGGTATATAGGACTGCAGGCCGGTAGTAACCGGGGCGCTAGCCAGTCTGGGATGGTGTTTGGAGCGGTGCGACATCCGGCCGATATGCATATTCCCAACATCGAAGACTCTTATTGTGATTTCTAG
- the LOC127861149 gene encoding calponin homolog OV9M-like isoform X3 encodes MDGIRSKVAGKYDLQAEAEVRNWIQQLTGESIGEYEVEKRLKDGVILCRLIKRIFDGTPADALPAACRSVNPKFRTSDKAAVQMENIEIFLRAAAAYGVPQSGLFACNDLFEGKNMPMVLATILQVGSEAQRHRFSGPKIGPPPVEKKKKKFSRKQLKAGQSILILQNGTNKFASQKGMTCPGAVRHGADIRADDLLDESNRTVILQAGTNKFDSQKGMRIGTQRHCADIRADDVNDVSEGMTILQNGTNKFATQSGIRGGFGAVRHCADIRADDATKESEAEVWLQSGTNKFASQRGMTAPGAVRHGADIRADDMNQDSNSINILQSGTNRFETQKGMRIGTQRHCVDIRADDATKESERDVWLQSGTNKFDSQKGMRSYGAVRHGADIRADDINAESNGIAILQSGTNKFDSQKGTRGFGAVRHGADIRDDEYDRPSHGIIILQAGTNKFETQAGIRGGFGATRHGADIRADDFNQESNRDVHLQSGSNKFASQKGMTGYGAVRHGADIRADDFNLESNATINYQSGWNKGDSQKGIRGGFGAVRHVSDIRVQELFDDEDLYDYDDLEYADPSKGTSDM; translated from the exons ATGGATGGCATTCGATCGAAG GTTGCCGGTAAATACGATCTGCAGGCGGAAGCCGAGGTGCGGAACTGGATCCAACAGCTCACGGGCGAGAGCATCGGCGAGTATGAGGTGGAAAAGCGCCTCAAGGATGGTGTCATCTTGTGCAG ATTGATTAAGCGAATATTCGATGGGACGCCAGCCGATGCACTTCCGGCCGCCTGCCGCTCCGTCAACCCCAAGTTCCGAACGAGCGACAAGGCTGCTGTGCAG ATGGAAAATATTGAGATTTTCCTGCGTGCGGCCGCGGCTTATGGCGTCCCCCAGAGCGGCCTGTTCGCCTGCAACGACCTGTTCGAGGGCAAGAATATGCCCATGGTGTTGGCTACCATCCTGCAAGTGGGCTCTGAG GCACAAAGACATCGCTTCAGCGGACCCAAGATTGGTCCTCCTCCTGTggagaaaaagaagaaaaagttcTCCAGGAAACAGTTAAAGGCCGGTCAGTCCATTCTCATTTTGCAGAACGGAACAAACAAATTCGCCTCCCAAAAGGGTATGACCTGCCCCGGCGCGGTTCGCCATGGGGCCGATATCAGAGCCGATGATCTGCTCGACGAAAGCAACCGCACTGTGATTTTACAAGCCGGCACCAACAAGTTCGACTCACAGAAAGGAATGCGTATTGGGACACAGCGCCACTGCGCCGACATCCGGGCGGATGACGTCAACGACGTCAGCGAAGGCATGACGATTCTTCAGAACGGCACTAACAAGTTTGCAACTCAGTCTGGCATTCGCGGCGGGTTCGGCGCTGTGAGGCACTGCGCTGATATCCGGGCGGATGACGCAACCAAGGAGAGCGAGGCGGAAGTGTGGCTGCAGTCCGGCACGAACAAGTTCGCATCGCAGAGAGGCATGACAGCGCCGGGAGCGGTCCGTCACGGCGCTGATATCAGAGCCGACGATATGAACCAAGATAGTAACTCAATCAATATCCTGCAGTCCGGAACCAACAGATTCGAGACCCAGAAGGGTATGCGAATCGGAACACAGCGCCATTGCGTTGACATCCGGGCTGACGACGCTACAAAAGAGAGCGAAAGAGACGTCTGGTTGCAGTCTGGAACAAACAAGTTCGACTCCCAGAAAGGAATGAGGAGTTATGGCGCTGTTCGACACGGGGCTGACATACGGGCCGACGACATAAATGCAGAGAGTAACGGTATCGCCATCTTGCAGTCTGGTACGAACAAGTTCGATTCGCAGAAAGGCACGCGCGGTTTCGGGGCGGTGCGACACGGCGCGGATATTAGAGATGACGAATACGACCGACCCAGTCATGGCATCATCATTCTCCAAGCCGGCACGAACAAGTTCGAGACCCAGGCCGGTATTCGCGGAGGGTTTGGTGCCACACGCCACGGTGCCGATATCAGAGCAGACGACTTTAACCAGGAGTCCAACCGTGACGTGCATCTACAATCTGGTTCCAACAAATTCGCCTCGCAGAAGGGTATGACGGGATACGGTGCGGTGCGCCACGGTGCGGACATCAGAGCCGACGACTTCAACCTGGAAAGTAATGCAACCATTAACTACCAGTCCGGCTGGAATAAGGGTGATTCCCAGAAGGGAATTCGTGGCGGTTTCGGAGCTGTTCGTCACGTTTCGGACATCAGAGTACAAGAATTATTCGACGATGAGGATCTGTACGATTATGACGATCTTGAATACGCCGATCCGTCCAAGGGGACCTCGGATATGTAA
- the LOC127861149 gene encoding calponin homolog OV9M-like isoform X1, with the protein MDGIRSKNNISDGQWSSALASPTLGRSHSHGRVAGKYDLQAEAEVRNWIQQLTGESIGEYEVEKRLKDGVILCRLIKRIFDGTPADALPAACRSVNPKFRTSDKAAVQMENIEIFLRAAAAYGVPQSGLFACNDLFEGKNMPMVLATILQVGSEAQRHRFSGPKIGPPPVEKKKKKFSRKQLKAGQSILILQNGTNKFASQKGMTCPGAVRHGADIRADDLLDESNRTVILQAGTNKFDSQKGMRIGTQRHCADIRADDVNDVSEGMTILQNGTNKFATQSGIRGGFGAVRHCADIRADDATKESEAEVWLQSGTNKFASQRGMTAPGAVRHGADIRADDMNQDSNSINILQSGTNRFETQKGMRIGTQRHCVDIRADDATKESERDVWLQSGTNKFDSQKGMRSYGAVRHGADIRADDINAESNGIAILQSGTNKFDSQKGTRGFGAVRHGADIRDDEYDRPSHGIIILQAGTNKFETQAGIRGGFGATRHGADIRADDFNQESNRDVHLQSGSNKFASQKGMTGYGAVRHGADIRADDFNLESNATINYQSGWNKGDSQKGIRGGFGAVRHVSDIRVQELFDDEDLYDYDDLEYADPSKGTSDM; encoded by the exons ATGGATGGCATTCGATCGAAG AACAATATTTCGGATGGCCAGTGGTCGTCTGCTTTAGCATCGCCGACTCTCGGCAGGAGTCATTCTCACGGGCGG GTTGCCGGTAAATACGATCTGCAGGCGGAAGCCGAGGTGCGGAACTGGATCCAACAGCTCACGGGCGAGAGCATCGGCGAGTATGAGGTGGAAAAGCGCCTCAAGGATGGTGTCATCTTGTGCAG ATTGATTAAGCGAATATTCGATGGGACGCCAGCCGATGCACTTCCGGCCGCCTGCCGCTCCGTCAACCCCAAGTTCCGAACGAGCGACAAGGCTGCTGTGCAG ATGGAAAATATTGAGATTTTCCTGCGTGCGGCCGCGGCTTATGGCGTCCCCCAGAGCGGCCTGTTCGCCTGCAACGACCTGTTCGAGGGCAAGAATATGCCCATGGTGTTGGCTACCATCCTGCAAGTGGGCTCTGAG GCACAAAGACATCGCTTCAGCGGACCCAAGATTGGTCCTCCTCCTGTggagaaaaagaagaaaaagttcTCCAGGAAACAGTTAAAGGCCGGTCAGTCCATTCTCATTTTGCAGAACGGAACAAACAAATTCGCCTCCCAAAAGGGTATGACCTGCCCCGGCGCGGTTCGCCATGGGGCCGATATCAGAGCCGATGATCTGCTCGACGAAAGCAACCGCACTGTGATTTTACAAGCCGGCACCAACAAGTTCGACTCACAGAAAGGAATGCGTATTGGGACACAGCGCCACTGCGCCGACATCCGGGCGGATGACGTCAACGACGTCAGCGAAGGCATGACGATTCTTCAGAACGGCACTAACAAGTTTGCAACTCAGTCTGGCATTCGCGGCGGGTTCGGCGCTGTGAGGCACTGCGCTGATATCCGGGCGGATGACGCAACCAAGGAGAGCGAGGCGGAAGTGTGGCTGCAGTCCGGCACGAACAAGTTCGCATCGCAGAGAGGCATGACAGCGCCGGGAGCGGTCCGTCACGGCGCTGATATCAGAGCCGACGATATGAACCAAGATAGTAACTCAATCAATATCCTGCAGTCCGGAACCAACAGATTCGAGACCCAGAAGGGTATGCGAATCGGAACACAGCGCCATTGCGTTGACATCCGGGCTGACGACGCTACAAAAGAGAGCGAAAGAGACGTCTGGTTGCAGTCTGGAACAAACAAGTTCGACTCCCAGAAAGGAATGAGGAGTTATGGCGCTGTTCGACACGGGGCTGACATACGGGCCGACGACATAAATGCAGAGAGTAACGGTATCGCCATCTTGCAGTCTGGTACGAACAAGTTCGATTCGCAGAAAGGCACGCGCGGTTTCGGGGCGGTGCGACACGGCGCGGATATTAGAGATGACGAATACGACCGACCCAGTCATGGCATCATCATTCTCCAAGCCGGCACGAACAAGTTCGAGACCCAGGCCGGTATTCGCGGAGGGTTTGGTGCCACACGCCACGGTGCCGATATCAGAGCAGACGACTTTAACCAGGAGTCCAACCGTGACGTGCATCTACAATCTGGTTCCAACAAATTCGCCTCGCAGAAGGGTATGACGGGATACGGTGCGGTGCGCCACGGTGCGGACATCAGAGCCGACGACTTCAACCTGGAAAGTAATGCAACCATTAACTACCAGTCCGGCTGGAATAAGGGTGATTCCCAGAAGGGAATTCGTGGCGGTTTCGGAGCTGTTCGTCACGTTTCGGACATCAGAGTACAAGAATTATTCGACGATGAGGATCTGTACGATTATGACGATCTTGAATACGCCGATCCGTCCAAGGGGACCTCGGATATGTAA
- the LOC127861149 gene encoding calponin homolog OV9M-like isoform X2 — MNNISDGQWSSALASPTLGRSHSHGRVAGKYDLQAEAEVRNWIQQLTGESIGEYEVEKRLKDGVILCRLIKRIFDGTPADALPAACRSVNPKFRTSDKAAVQMENIEIFLRAAAAYGVPQSGLFACNDLFEGKNMPMVLATILQVGSEAQRHRFSGPKIGPPPVEKKKKKFSRKQLKAGQSILILQNGTNKFASQKGMTCPGAVRHGADIRADDLLDESNRTVILQAGTNKFDSQKGMRIGTQRHCADIRADDVNDVSEGMTILQNGTNKFATQSGIRGGFGAVRHCADIRADDATKESEAEVWLQSGTNKFASQRGMTAPGAVRHGADIRADDMNQDSNSINILQSGTNRFETQKGMRIGTQRHCVDIRADDATKESERDVWLQSGTNKFDSQKGMRSYGAVRHGADIRADDINAESNGIAILQSGTNKFDSQKGTRGFGAVRHGADIRDDEYDRPSHGIIILQAGTNKFETQAGIRGGFGATRHGADIRADDFNQESNRDVHLQSGSNKFASQKGMTGYGAVRHGADIRADDFNLESNATINYQSGWNKGDSQKGIRGGFGAVRHVSDIRVQELFDDEDLYDYDDLEYADPSKGTSDM; from the exons ATG AACAATATTTCGGATGGCCAGTGGTCGTCTGCTTTAGCATCGCCGACTCTCGGCAGGAGTCATTCTCACGGGCGG GTTGCCGGTAAATACGATCTGCAGGCGGAAGCCGAGGTGCGGAACTGGATCCAACAGCTCACGGGCGAGAGCATCGGCGAGTATGAGGTGGAAAAGCGCCTCAAGGATGGTGTCATCTTGTGCAG ATTGATTAAGCGAATATTCGATGGGACGCCAGCCGATGCACTTCCGGCCGCCTGCCGCTCCGTCAACCCCAAGTTCCGAACGAGCGACAAGGCTGCTGTGCAG ATGGAAAATATTGAGATTTTCCTGCGTGCGGCCGCGGCTTATGGCGTCCCCCAGAGCGGCCTGTTCGCCTGCAACGACCTGTTCGAGGGCAAGAATATGCCCATGGTGTTGGCTACCATCCTGCAAGTGGGCTCTGAG GCACAAAGACATCGCTTCAGCGGACCCAAGATTGGTCCTCCTCCTGTggagaaaaagaagaaaaagttcTCCAGGAAACAGTTAAAGGCCGGTCAGTCCATTCTCATTTTGCAGAACGGAACAAACAAATTCGCCTCCCAAAAGGGTATGACCTGCCCCGGCGCGGTTCGCCATGGGGCCGATATCAGAGCCGATGATCTGCTCGACGAAAGCAACCGCACTGTGATTTTACAAGCCGGCACCAACAAGTTCGACTCACAGAAAGGAATGCGTATTGGGACACAGCGCCACTGCGCCGACATCCGGGCGGATGACGTCAACGACGTCAGCGAAGGCATGACGATTCTTCAGAACGGCACTAACAAGTTTGCAACTCAGTCTGGCATTCGCGGCGGGTTCGGCGCTGTGAGGCACTGCGCTGATATCCGGGCGGATGACGCAACCAAGGAGAGCGAGGCGGAAGTGTGGCTGCAGTCCGGCACGAACAAGTTCGCATCGCAGAGAGGCATGACAGCGCCGGGAGCGGTCCGTCACGGCGCTGATATCAGAGCCGACGATATGAACCAAGATAGTAACTCAATCAATATCCTGCAGTCCGGAACCAACAGATTCGAGACCCAGAAGGGTATGCGAATCGGAACACAGCGCCATTGCGTTGACATCCGGGCTGACGACGCTACAAAAGAGAGCGAAAGAGACGTCTGGTTGCAGTCTGGAACAAACAAGTTCGACTCCCAGAAAGGAATGAGGAGTTATGGCGCTGTTCGACACGGGGCTGACATACGGGCCGACGACATAAATGCAGAGAGTAACGGTATCGCCATCTTGCAGTCTGGTACGAACAAGTTCGATTCGCAGAAAGGCACGCGCGGTTTCGGGGCGGTGCGACACGGCGCGGATATTAGAGATGACGAATACGACCGACCCAGTCATGGCATCATCATTCTCCAAGCCGGCACGAACAAGTTCGAGACCCAGGCCGGTATTCGCGGAGGGTTTGGTGCCACACGCCACGGTGCCGATATCAGAGCAGACGACTTTAACCAGGAGTCCAACCGTGACGTGCATCTACAATCTGGTTCCAACAAATTCGCCTCGCAGAAGGGTATGACGGGATACGGTGCGGTGCGCCACGGTGCGGACATCAGAGCCGACGACTTCAACCTGGAAAGTAATGCAACCATTAACTACCAGTCCGGCTGGAATAAGGGTGATTCCCAGAAGGGAATTCGTGGCGGTTTCGGAGCTGTTCGTCACGTTTCGGACATCAGAGTACAAGAATTATTCGACGATGAGGATCTGTACGATTATGACGATCTTGAATACGCCGATCCGTCCAAGGGGACCTCGGATATGTAA
- the LOC127861149 gene encoding calponin homolog OV9M-like isoform X5, whose amino-acid sequence MVAGKYDLQAEAEVRNWIQQLTGESIGEYEVEKRLKDGVILCRLIKRIFDGTPADALPAACRSVNPKFRTSDKAAVQMENIEIFLRAAAAYGVPQSGLFACNDLFEGKNMPMVLATILQVGSEAQRHRFSGPKIGPPPVEKKKKKFSRKQLKAGQSILILQNGTNKFASQKGMTCPGAVRHGADIRADDLLDESNRTVILQAGTNKFDSQKGMRIGTQRHCADIRADDVNDVSEGMTILQNGTNKFATQSGIRGGFGAVRHCADIRADDATKESEAEVWLQSGTNKFASQRGMTAPGAVRHGADIRADDMNQDSNSINILQSGTNRFETQKGMRIGTQRHCVDIRADDATKESERDVWLQSGTNKFDSQKGMRSYGAVRHGADIRADDINAESNGIAILQSGTNKFDSQKGTRGFGAVRHGADIRDDEYDRPSHGIIILQAGTNKFETQAGIRGGFGATRHGADIRADDFNQESNRDVHLQSGSNKFASQKGMTGYGAVRHGADIRADDFNLESNATINYQSGWNKGDSQKGIRGGFGAVRHVSDIRVQELFDDEDLYDYDDLEYADPSKGTSDM is encoded by the exons ATG GTTGCCGGTAAATACGATCTGCAGGCGGAAGCCGAGGTGCGGAACTGGATCCAACAGCTCACGGGCGAGAGCATCGGCGAGTATGAGGTGGAAAAGCGCCTCAAGGATGGTGTCATCTTGTGCAG ATTGATTAAGCGAATATTCGATGGGACGCCAGCCGATGCACTTCCGGCCGCCTGCCGCTCCGTCAACCCCAAGTTCCGAACGAGCGACAAGGCTGCTGTGCAG ATGGAAAATATTGAGATTTTCCTGCGTGCGGCCGCGGCTTATGGCGTCCCCCAGAGCGGCCTGTTCGCCTGCAACGACCTGTTCGAGGGCAAGAATATGCCCATGGTGTTGGCTACCATCCTGCAAGTGGGCTCTGAG GCACAAAGACATCGCTTCAGCGGACCCAAGATTGGTCCTCCTCCTGTggagaaaaagaagaaaaagttcTCCAGGAAACAGTTAAAGGCCGGTCAGTCCATTCTCATTTTGCAGAACGGAACAAACAAATTCGCCTCCCAAAAGGGTATGACCTGCCCCGGCGCGGTTCGCCATGGGGCCGATATCAGAGCCGATGATCTGCTCGACGAAAGCAACCGCACTGTGATTTTACAAGCCGGCACCAACAAGTTCGACTCACAGAAAGGAATGCGTATTGGGACACAGCGCCACTGCGCCGACATCCGGGCGGATGACGTCAACGACGTCAGCGAAGGCATGACGATTCTTCAGAACGGCACTAACAAGTTTGCAACTCAGTCTGGCATTCGCGGCGGGTTCGGCGCTGTGAGGCACTGCGCTGATATCCGGGCGGATGACGCAACCAAGGAGAGCGAGGCGGAAGTGTGGCTGCAGTCCGGCACGAACAAGTTCGCATCGCAGAGAGGCATGACAGCGCCGGGAGCGGTCCGTCACGGCGCTGATATCAGAGCCGACGATATGAACCAAGATAGTAACTCAATCAATATCCTGCAGTCCGGAACCAACAGATTCGAGACCCAGAAGGGTATGCGAATCGGAACACAGCGCCATTGCGTTGACATCCGGGCTGACGACGCTACAAAAGAGAGCGAAAGAGACGTCTGGTTGCAGTCTGGAACAAACAAGTTCGACTCCCAGAAAGGAATGAGGAGTTATGGCGCTGTTCGACACGGGGCTGACATACGGGCCGACGACATAAATGCAGAGAGTAACGGTATCGCCATCTTGCAGTCTGGTACGAACAAGTTCGATTCGCAGAAAGGCACGCGCGGTTTCGGGGCGGTGCGACACGGCGCGGATATTAGAGATGACGAATACGACCGACCCAGTCATGGCATCATCATTCTCCAAGCCGGCACGAACAAGTTCGAGACCCAGGCCGGTATTCGCGGAGGGTTTGGTGCCACACGCCACGGTGCCGATATCAGAGCAGACGACTTTAACCAGGAGTCCAACCGTGACGTGCATCTACAATCTGGTTCCAACAAATTCGCCTCGCAGAAGGGTATGACGGGATACGGTGCGGTGCGCCACGGTGCGGACATCAGAGCCGACGACTTCAACCTGGAAAGTAATGCAACCATTAACTACCAGTCCGGCTGGAATAAGGGTGATTCCCAGAAGGGAATTCGTGGCGGTTTCGGAGCTGTTCGTCACGTTTCGGACATCAGAGTACAAGAATTATTCGACGATGAGGATCTGTACGATTATGACGATCTTGAATACGCCGATCCGTCCAAGGGGACCTCGGATATGTAA